In one Rhodohalobacter sp. 614A genomic region, the following are encoded:
- the fni gene encoding type 2 isopentenyl-diphosphate Delta-isomerase, which produces MSIQKRKKEHVDLSVNQQVAYDKSAGFNQFDFLHNALPEINVSDVDLTARFLNREFSFPLFISSMTGGYAEAGAVNTIIAEFCEEKNLPFGVGSQRVMLEDPQQVESFSIVRSHAPTAFIAANIGGAQLIGGLEEKKIRMMIDSIEADAVIVHLNPLQELMQQEGDRKFSGIEDGIADLIKKVECPVIVKETGAGISSQVAQRLLDHGVSVIDVAGAGGTSWAKVENLRDNQMDPMHEFDDWGLSTVECICQVDSLRTNYSFEMIASGGIRSAFDILKAMALGADFTASAQPIIKAIVEGGFDSLDELFCNWEKQARYILTLVGCSKIDDLKPNVLIKRT; this is translated from the coding sequence ATGTCAATTCAGAAACGAAAAAAAGAGCATGTTGATTTAAGTGTAAACCAGCAGGTTGCTTATGATAAAAGTGCTGGTTTTAATCAGTTCGACTTTCTTCATAACGCCTTACCTGAGATTAATGTATCGGATGTTGACCTGACAGCTCGTTTTTTGAATAGAGAATTCTCCTTTCCTCTTTTTATATCATCAATGACGGGAGGATATGCAGAAGCAGGAGCGGTAAACACTATTATTGCCGAATTCTGTGAGGAGAAGAACTTGCCTTTTGGGGTAGGTAGCCAACGGGTAATGTTGGAAGATCCTCAACAGGTAGAATCCTTTTCTATTGTACGATCACATGCCCCAACAGCTTTTATTGCGGCAAATATTGGAGGGGCTCAATTAATTGGAGGATTAGAAGAGAAAAAAATTCGCATGATGATTGATAGTATTGAAGCCGATGCAGTCATCGTTCATTTAAATCCGCTTCAGGAATTGATGCAACAGGAAGGAGATCGGAAATTTTCAGGTATAGAAGACGGGATTGCTGACCTGATCAAAAAAGTGGAATGCCCGGTGATTGTTAAGGAAACGGGCGCGGGTATATCATCCCAAGTAGCTCAACGGTTATTAGATCATGGAGTATCTGTAATTGATGTAGCCGGTGCAGGGGGAACAAGCTGGGCAAAAGTGGAAAATCTGCGAGACAATCAAATGGATCCAATGCATGAATTTGATGATTGGGGATTATCGACCGTGGAATGCATTTGCCAGGTTGACTCATTAAGAACAAACTATTCCTTTGAGATGATAGCCTCTGGCGGAATACGTAGCGCTTTTGATATTTTAAAAGCCATGGCTTTAGGAGCTGATTTTACGGCATCGGCTCAACCTATCATAAAAGCGATTGTAGAAGGAGGTTTTGATTCACTTGATGAACTATTTTGCAATTGGGAAAAACAGGCCAGATATATATTAACATTGGTTGGTTGTTCCAAAATCGATGACCTGAAGCCAAACGTTCTTATCAAGAGAACCTAA
- a CDS encoding SAM-dependent methyltransferase, whose translation MQTLRSTNTLYLIPTPIAKSKNNSVLPDYTVQLIKKLNCFIVEKVQTAQSFLQWIDHPTPLHEITFRVLNKKTPEHEVISFLKLLEDQSVGLMSEAGAPGVADPGAVFTKLVHEKDIEIVPLVGPSSILLALMASGLNGQQFSFHGYLPLDDSKRVQKIQELERDSFRSGFTHVFMETPHRNSSIYSLLLETLRPSTKLCIAANLTSDEEYIKTKVIRNWIEEKRPDLQKIPALFLINAK comes from the coding sequence ATGCAAACATTGAGATCTACCAATACGCTTTATTTAATACCAACACCAATAGCTAAAAGTAAGAATAATTCAGTTTTACCGGATTATACCGTTCAATTGATAAAAAAACTTAATTGTTTCATTGTTGAGAAAGTTCAAACAGCCCAGAGCTTTTTACAATGGATAGATCACCCTACCCCACTGCACGAAATTACTTTCAGAGTTTTAAATAAAAAAACACCTGAACATGAGGTCATCAGTTTTCTTAAGCTGTTGGAAGATCAATCTGTTGGCCTCATGTCGGAAGCCGGAGCGCCTGGGGTTGCCGATCCCGGCGCAGTTTTTACAAAGTTGGTTCATGAAAAGGATATTGAAATTGTTCCACTTGTTGGCCCTTCCTCAATTTTACTTGCTTTGATGGCATCAGGACTAAATGGCCAGCAGTTTTCATTTCACGGGTACTTGCCATTAGATGATTCAAAACGTGTTCAAAAAATTCAGGAGCTTGAAAGAGATTCATTCAGATCAGGATTTACACATGTATTTATGGAAACTCCGCACAGAAACAGTTCCATCTACTCTTTACTATTAGAGACTCTTCGGCCATCGACAAAGTTGTGTATTGCAGCAAATTTAACCTCTGACGAAGAGTACATAAAAACAAAAGTGATCAGGAATTGGATTGAAGAGAAACGCCCTGATTTACAAAAAATCCCAGCTCTTTTCTTGATAAATGCCAAATAA
- a CDS encoding RNA polymerase sigma factor, whose amino-acid sequence MEQKNISSKEFYELITSANTSEINRISNLFIQRMALYLASVMKANDETAKDCAQQAFEKVYTKIIEGSITEINDIFGYLIRSARNEYLMILRKDKVEVPSEYSYFSGVIGTTGDEIVGSIYSEEREKLLEYCISKLKKGKRTFFLQVLKFINEKDKDVAKKLNMSHGNFRTRKSRVIDALRDCVKNAAKA is encoded by the coding sequence TTGGAACAGAAAAATATTTCGAGTAAAGAATTTTACGAGTTAATTACGTCGGCTAACACCTCTGAAATAAATCGAATATCTAATTTATTTATTCAAAGGATGGCGTTGTATTTGGCTTCTGTCATGAAGGCAAATGACGAGACTGCGAAAGATTGTGCTCAACAAGCTTTTGAAAAAGTTTATACAAAAATCATTGAAGGTTCCATCACCGAAATCAATGATATTTTTGGATATTTAATCCGTTCTGCCCGCAATGAATATCTCATGATTCTCAGAAAAGACAAGGTTGAGGTGCCAAGTGAATACTCTTATTTTTCGGGAGTTATTGGAACAACTGGAGATGAAATAGTGGGCTCTATTTATTCCGAAGAGAGAGAAAAATTACTCGAGTATTGCATCAGTAAATTAAAGAAGGGTAAGCGGACGTTTTTTTTGCAGGTTCTGAAATTTATAAATGAAAAAGACAAAGACGTTGCAAAAAAACTGAATATGAGTCACGGTAATTTTAGAACAAGGAAATCAAGAGTTATAGATGCTCTTAGAGATTGTGTAAAGAATGCGGCCAAAGCCTAA
- a CDS encoding CHAT domain-containing protein, with amino-acid sequence MSQIRFKHLFFAGIVIIGTCIISQKSFSIQVDSHDLAIYDNWLSVQKSVNLDTTQYDVSIYDRLSEKYFLLYQTTHHEAYLNFALHEAGRSKRNEILNRIPEDELENINSVIAILNNRTISSEFYSIHPFSYQDIYRFLIFGIPDSLKIEADELLDFWFESLPNTYQTSSVVGAMKAQALVHGYNRLDNFQKVYEVGRYLVNSHPFPNSNSAFHLFNIIAYSARASGYYSDAIDIYENILFPMAENLNYRERYLIIRMDYANTLFRFGNLNTALNEYEYVYSQGIQNLDSRYRPALLNNLAISYLNAGKFDQYVQFQLDAFEIAREEENFDQQLDILRNLFIFYRRQNETELAVNYLNQALELAKTNNLLSETSSILLSLGVYKRETQNNPQEALQHFLDALDLSQNSNNYQQLFNSYVDLSETFYLLNDFENAEKYITSAIEVSQSRDDRINYTKASIRYGNLLTDYGRFEDAKSTIRGITNEDLNQIQFYLKVLGKNVQIKLLIQDQKVLEAIEISSSIIDEILNWLQESTDLQTGHMRMDEEFSEAFRLHTELLYELGNYEEAIAITGKLRNLSRAGFYNNPLLKSQILSEEQLIEDYNLSNRIQDLRNRYANANEEQKVYLGNQLVEAVSERNTLQNEAFPNYSENSFEDTLPLAMEKLDSDQLVIYFSIFENQVFQFFVSNDDIGMKAYPAEDQYLDVLEEAVASFGHGSTDLNLLHNVYQTFYAGNIPEHINHIYVIPDGIFYRLPVEILPTEPTHFANSYGSASYLIENYSVSYLNTLSDLISESPDANFSFDMAGFGISDFSAAGHPELPDLPFSPKEITDSANKLEKLTNKRFFLDENSTESNFRDVAGKAKIIHLATHSKVNDESPLFSSLYLHSGAIDNTTTVVDSSFVTQNDGIIYAYELFDLNLNADLIFLSSCESGTGGYLKGSGILGFSRAFTYAGAQSLSINLWPIRDQTASDISLHFYEALNEGKNKADALREARLSYLNNTNSDPYLWGAFIMYGNIESPVSNNQFYVQLLILVFLIAGLFLAVYVYQKKSLIKSWIF; translated from the coding sequence ATGTCCCAAATTAGGTTTAAGCATCTATTTTTCGCTGGCATTGTAATAATTGGTACATGTATCATTTCGCAGAAATCATTCTCAATACAAGTTGATTCACATGACCTAGCCATTTATGACAATTGGCTCTCTGTTCAAAAATCAGTCAATCTTGATACAACACAATATGACGTATCGATTTATGACCGACTGAGTGAAAAATATTTTTTACTGTATCAAACGACTCATCATGAAGCATATCTAAATTTCGCATTACACGAAGCTGGAAGAAGCAAAAGGAATGAAATACTAAATAGAATCCCGGAGGATGAATTAGAAAATATTAATTCAGTTATTGCCATTTTGAATAACAGAACGATCAGTTCCGAATTCTATTCAATTCATCCCTTCTCTTATCAAGATATCTATAGATTTCTAATATTTGGCATCCCCGATAGCCTTAAAATTGAAGCAGATGAACTTCTTGATTTTTGGTTTGAGAGTCTTCCGAATACCTACCAAACTAGTAGTGTTGTTGGAGCCATGAAAGCTCAAGCTTTAGTTCATGGATATAACAGGTTGGATAACTTTCAAAAGGTTTATGAAGTAGGAAGATATTTAGTGAATTCACATCCCTTCCCTAATTCAAATTCTGCCTTTCATTTATTCAACATCATAGCCTACTCAGCAAGAGCTAGTGGTTACTATTCGGATGCTATTGATATTTATGAAAACATTCTATTCCCAATGGCTGAAAATTTAAACTACAGAGAGAGATATCTAATAATCAGAATGGATTATGCTAACACGCTATTTCGTTTTGGAAATTTGAACACTGCTCTTAATGAATATGAATATGTATACTCCCAGGGTATTCAGAATTTAGATTCCAGATACAGGCCAGCACTCTTAAATAATCTTGCTATAAGCTATCTCAATGCGGGAAAATTTGATCAATATGTTCAATTTCAACTAGACGCATTTGAAATTGCCAGAGAAGAAGAAAATTTCGATCAACAATTAGACATTCTACGAAATCTCTTCATTTTTTATCGGCGCCAAAATGAAACTGAATTAGCCGTAAACTATCTAAATCAAGCCCTTGAGCTTGCTAAGACAAATAATCTATTATCTGAAACATCATCCATATTACTTTCGCTTGGCGTTTACAAAAGAGAAACGCAAAATAATCCTCAAGAAGCTTTACAACATTTTTTAGATGCACTAGATTTATCACAAAACTCGAATAATTACCAACAACTCTTCAATAGTTATGTCGATCTATCAGAGACTTTCTACTTGCTAAATGACTTCGAAAATGCGGAAAAATACATAACCTCTGCTATAGAAGTGAGTCAATCAAGAGATGACAGAATCAATTACACTAAGGCAAGTATTCGATATGGAAATTTGCTAACAGATTATGGGCGTTTTGAAGATGCTAAGAGTACTATTCGAGGTATTACAAATGAAGATCTCAACCAAATCCAATTTTATCTAAAAGTTCTTGGAAAGAATGTACAAATCAAACTTCTAATTCAAGACCAAAAAGTCTTGGAAGCGATTGAAATTTCATCCTCAATAATTGATGAAATCTTGAACTGGTTGCAAGAGAGTACGGATTTACAGACTGGCCACATGCGAATGGATGAGGAATTTTCGGAGGCTTTTCGTTTACACACTGAGCTTCTCTATGAACTTGGAAATTATGAGGAAGCAATTGCAATAACAGGCAAGCTAAGAAATTTATCGAGAGCAGGATTCTACAATAATCCACTTCTGAAATCTCAAATATTGTCGGAAGAACAACTGATTGAAGACTACAATTTAAGTAATCGCATTCAGGACCTTCGAAATAGATATGCCAACGCTAACGAAGAACAAAAGGTTTATCTTGGCAATCAACTTGTAGAAGCCGTTTCCGAAAGGAACACTTTGCAAAATGAGGCATTTCCAAATTATAGTGAAAACAGTTTTGAAGACACACTTCCGCTGGCTATGGAAAAATTAGATTCCGACCAACTAGTCATCTATTTCTCCATCTTTGAAAACCAGGTGTTCCAGTTTTTTGTATCGAATGATGATATCGGGATGAAAGCATATCCGGCTGAAGATCAATACCTGGATGTATTGGAAGAAGCAGTTGCAAGTTTTGGACACGGATCAACAGATCTCAATTTACTACATAACGTATATCAAACTTTCTATGCCGGAAATATACCGGAACACATCAATCATATTTATGTAATTCCGGATGGCATTTTTTACAGGTTGCCTGTTGAAATTTTACCAACTGAACCTACTCATTTTGCCAATAGTTATGGTTCGGCATCTTATTTGATAGAAAATTACAGTGTCAGTTATCTCAATACTCTTTCTGATTTAATCTCTGAATCCCCCGATGCAAACTTCAGTTTTGATATGGCGGGTTTTGGTATTAGCGATTTCTCAGCAGCAGGACACCCGGAATTACCAGACTTACCTTTCAGTCCAAAAGAAATTACAGACAGTGCTAATAAACTGGAAAAGCTGACAAACAAACGTTTCTTTCTTGATGAAAACAGTACCGAGTCGAACTTCAGAGATGTTGCGGGAAAGGCTAAAATAATACACCTTGCAACTCACAGTAAAGTGAATGATGAAAGCCCTCTTTTTTCATCACTCTATTTACATTCGGGAGCCATCGATAACACTACAACCGTTGTTGATAGCAGCTTCGTTACACAAAATGATGGGATCATCTACGCTTACGAACTCTTTGATCTGAACCTGAATGCAGATTTAATTTTTCTTAGTTCATGTGAATCCGGGACCGGAGGTTATTTGAAAGGTTCCGGAATTTTGGGTTTTTCACGTGCATTTACTTATGCAGGTGCACAAAGTTTATCTATAAATCTTTGGCCAATCCGGGATCAAACCGCATCCGACATATCTCTCCATTTTTATGAAGCGCTGAATGAAGGAAAAAATAAGGCAGACGCCCTCCGCGAAGCGCGTCTCTCTTATCTAAATAATACAAATAGTGATCCGTACTTGTGGGGGGCATTTATTATGTACGGCAATATTGAATCACCCGTCAGCAATAATCAATTTTATGTGCAACTGCTGATCTTGGTTTTTCTGATAGCTGGCTTATTCTTAGCAGTATATGTATATCAGAAGAAGTCTCTGATTAAATCCTGGATTTTTTAG
- a CDS encoding tetratricopeptide repeat protein: protein MTSQPTSIKTKIHDFVDGNLAENEVDELWAQLIGRPDDLDYLQTLATLKKMGNEGKFDHLYDTEPNVIPLSAARSKEEAVPTFYEKFKPYLVAASVLIIGFAILFNLLVSVQQPQTTGAISMIEYEIERGVDNQTILDNYLQEAVSLATNGSLEAAFSQLDQASTLNLTPNQVIDLQMVRGAIQYNSQNYSDALQTFENINLIEEIDRLSLEKSTWYLANTQLQLGMIDEARNSMQEVIELDGSFSRVAKQKLQNLSNPNS, encoded by the coding sequence ATGACCAGTCAACCAACATCTATTAAAACTAAAATTCACGACTTTGTAGATGGTAATCTAGCCGAAAACGAAGTTGATGAACTTTGGGCGCAACTAATTGGCCGTCCCGATGATCTGGATTACCTGCAAACCCTTGCTACCCTTAAAAAAATGGGAAATGAAGGTAAATTCGATCACCTCTATGATACAGAGCCCAATGTTATTCCACTTTCTGCAGCTCGCAGTAAAGAAGAGGCAGTTCCAACATTCTATGAGAAATTTAAACCATATCTTGTTGCTGCATCTGTTTTAATTATTGGATTTGCGATTCTGTTTAACCTGTTGGTCAGTGTACAACAGCCTCAAACCACCGGAGCAATTTCTATGATTGAATATGAGATTGAACGTGGGGTTGACAACCAAACAATTTTAGATAACTACCTTCAGGAAGCTGTAAGTTTAGCTACAAATGGTAGTCTTGAAGCAGCATTCTCACAGCTTGATCAGGCATCAACTTTGAATTTAACTCCGAACCAGGTTATTGATTTGCAAATGGTAAGAGGAGCTATTCAGTACAATTCTCAAAACTATTCCGATGCGTTACAAACTTTCGAAAATATTAATCTCATCGAAGAGATTGATCGATTGAGCCTTGAGAAAAGTACCTGGTACCTTGCGAATACTCAATTACAATTGGGAATGATTGATGAAGCCAGAAATAGCATGCAGGAAGTTATTGAGCTTGATGGCTCATTCAGCCGGGTTGCAAAACAAAAGTTACAGAATTTAAGCAATCCGAATAGCTAA